A portion of the Tachysurus fulvidraco isolate hzauxx_2018 chromosome 8, HZAU_PFXX_2.0, whole genome shotgun sequence genome contains these proteins:
- the LOC113652183 gene encoding zinc finger protein Pegasus-like, with amino-acid sequence MRIERMESAARPGWTMNEMKAEPLDFVRDFQEYLDQQTHHVNTLSSSVNGEKSDQDLQTGACEAEQSAMDHLASIEVRLDADGFERTGDGKFRCRYCTYASKGQARLIEHMRTHTGEKPHRCQLCPFSSAYERQLETHMRSHTGEKPYKCELCSFRCNDRSNLSHHRRRRHKLRRLTNATSTQTKPDTLFIGEDKPLLLPQPAANQEQDCTDGLRPASPPQARESYQREVKGHALTPPSQDPNGDTLLSPESSPLAQINAQTLYFCPHCQTYFGDNVLYTVHMGCHGYDQPFQCNVCGVHCSDKYEFACHFAQGQHRK; translated from the exons ATGCGGATCGAGCGCATGGAATCAGCGGCACGTCCTGGTTGGACAATGAACGAGATGAAGGCGGAGCCTTTGGACTTTGTGAGGGACTTTCAGGAGTATCTCGATCAGCAGACGCATCACGTCAACACGTTGTCGTCTTCTGTGAATGGGGAGAAAAGTGACCAGGATCTGCAGACAG GTGCGTGTGAGGCGGAACAGAGTGCGATGGATCATCTGGCATCTATCGAGGTGCGTCTGGACGCGGACGGATTCGAGAGGACGGGCGACGGAAAGTTCCGGTGTCGTTACTGCACTTACGCCAGCAAGGGACAGGCCAGACTTATCgagcacatgcgcacacacacag gagaGAAGCCTCACCGCTGTCAGCTCTGTCCGTTCTCCTCGGCATACGAGCGACAGTTGGAGACACACATGCGCTCTCACACGGGCGAGAAGCCGTATAAGTGCGAGCTCTGTTCGTTCCGCTGTAACGACCGGAGCAACCTGTCACACCATCGCCGCCGCCGACACAAACTCCGCCGCCTGACGAATGCGACCTCGACACAGACCAAACCGGACACGTTGTTCATAGGCGAGGACAAACCCCTCCTTCTTCCTCAACCGGCAGCCAATCAGGAGCAAGACTGCACTGACGGGTTGCGTCCCGCTTCGCCTCCCCAGGCGAGGGAGAGCTATCAAAgggaggtcaaaggtcatgcTCTGACTCCACCCTCTCAGGACCCTAACGGAGACACGCTGCTGAGTCCTGAATCTTCCCCACTGGCACAGATCAACGCTCAGACGCTGTACTTCTGCCCTCATTGCCAGACGTATTTTGGCGATAACGTGCTCTACACGGTGCATATGGGTTGCCATGGTTACGATCAGCCGTTTCAGTGTAACGTCTGTGGTGTGCACTGCAGTGACAAGTACG